Below is a window of Undibacterium sp. YM2 DNA.
GAAAAAAGGCTCTATGTACCTGATGGGATAATATTCATCCCTGACACCGACCTCCACGAGCTGATTAAACTCATTCATCTCCTGTATCTGATAATTGGCGAAACCTTCGCGTAATACATTGACTTCAAAGTTTTCGCGGTGTTGCAGATCTACCTTTGGCACCCAGGACAAGAAGGAAATGGCTTTCTGGCTTTGCAGGGTATGACTGACAAAGGTGGCAAAGTCATTACGGTTGACCTGTATGGAGCTGGCATACAGGCGCTCGATATTGCGCATGATGTCTGCATGTGTATCCAGCTTGTTTTGCAGGTTCTGGCCTATGCGTTCAGCTTTCAGGCGGAATTCAAGCTGCTGCTTTTGTTCTTCGCGGTAACGGGTAAAGGTAAATGCGGTAATCACCAGCAGCAGGCATATCAGCAGGGGCACCAGGACACTCCAGCGTCTGGCATACCATATCTCACGCGGCTTGCCATAGATCACCATGATGATGGGGGTAATCGTCAGCACACCAAAGGTATCGCCTACCCACCAGCCTATCCAGTTATTGAAAAAATCCTGCCAGGGGATGACACCCAGAGCGACCAGCGCAGTGACGCTGATGCTGGCGTTGATGAGGCAGGCAACCCCGCCGCCATAGATAAAAAACTGAAAAATAGCCCTGTCTGTATCCAGGGCCAGGTTGTCATGCAATTTCTTCAGGATCAGTTTGCAAGCTACCAGGGTTTGCAGGCTGGCACCAGCAGCGACGATGGTTGAGGCAATCAGGGCATTGGTATTGATGTTGCCAAAATGTTCAGGTTAATGAGTAAATTGGCAACGAAGGCACCGATGGCTACACCGGGCAAGAGGCGGTAGCCTCCGGTAAGCACCATGCCCAGGGCAACACCGGCAGAAGGATAGATGGCGATGGAATAGCCTGGCGGGATGGCAAGCAACAGGGAAAGGCGTCCAAGTGCCGCATACAGTATGGCAAGCACCAGCATTTGCCATAGTAGTTGTCGCGTATCACTTTCCGGTGTTGAACGCATCCCCGCCTTCCCAGAAAACTAAGCTAGATCAGTGATGAAGTGACTTTCAGAACCTCATCTGCCGTGGTAACACCTTCGATGATCTTATATGCGCCTGCAATGCGCAAGGGTTTCATCTCATCCTTGATGCTTTGGGCACGCAGGGCATGGATATCGGCATTCTCAGTGATCAGTTTGCTGAAAGGCAGGGTGACTGTCAGCAATTCATACAAGCCTGTACGTCCCATGAAACCGGTCTGGCGGCATTCCGGGCAGCCGACGGGTTTATAGATTTTCTCGGGTTTGCTGATGCCCCAGCCCTCAGTGAGGGTGTCCCAGACAGCATCCTGCAGTTCACCTTCGGGAGATTTGCAGTGGATGCACAGGGTTCTGACCAGGCGCTGGGCCAGGATGCCTATGATGGTTGCTTCCAATAAATAATAAGGCACACCAAGTTCCAGCAGACGCATGATGGCTGAAGGCGCGTCATTGGTATGCAGGGTGGATAAGACCAAATGACCTGTCAGTGCGGCCTGTATGGCCATCTCGGCAGTTGGCAAATCGCGTATCTCACCGACCATGATGATGTCAGGATCCTGACGCATGAGGGCACGTATGCCATCGGCAAAACTCAGGTCTATCGCAGATTGCACCTGCATCTGGTTGAACGAGCCTTCCACCATCTCGATAGGGTCTTCTACGGTACAGACATTCACGTCTGGTGTCGCCAGCGCTTTAAGGGTGGTGTACAGGGTCGTGGTTTTACCGGAACCGGTAGGCCCGGTCACCAGGATGATGCCATGTGGCTTGCTGGTCAGGTGATCCCAGCGTTTTGCATCATTGATGGGGAAACCGAGTTCGGGCAGGGTCTTGACCACAACTTCAGGATCAAAAATACGCATGACCATTTTTTCGCCGAACACCGTAGGCAGGGTGGATAAACGCAGTTCCACCTCCTGGCCTTCACTGGTACGGGTCTTGATACGACCATCCTGCGGACGACGTTTTTCGATAACGTCCATGCGGCCCAGCAATTTGATACGGGCTGTCATGGCGATCATGATAGTGGCTGGTACCTGATATACCTGGTGCAAGACACCGTCGATACGGAAACGGATGACGGAAATATCGCGTTTGGGCTCGAGATGGATATCCGAGGCGCGCTGATCAAAGGCAAATTGCCACAGCCAATCGACGATATTGACGATGTGCTGGTCATTCGCATCGACCTGCTTATTGGTCTTGCCTATCTCTATCAGTTGCTCAAAGTTCTGACGCAGGTTGGCATCATTCTTGTTTGACTTGCGCGCATCCTTGATGGATTTGGCCAGTGAGAAAAACTGGACGATGTATTGCGAAATTTCCAGCGGGTTCGCCACCACCAGGCGAATCTCCTTGCGGCTGAATTTCAGTATTTCATCCTGCCATTCGGTATTGAATGGCTCTGAAGTCGCAACGACAATGACATTTCCCGTGGATTCCACAGGCAGAATGTTAAAGCGGGTCGCATAAGAGGCCGACATGACATCGGATACGCTGGTGAAATCTATCTTCAGGGGATCAATGCGGTAAAAAGGTAAATTTACCTTG
It encodes the following:
- a CDS encoding MASE1 domain-containing protein, translating into MRSTPESDTRQLLWQMLVLAILYAALGRLSLLLAIPPGYSIAIYPSAGVALGMVLTGGYRLLPGVAIGAFVANLLINLNILATSIPMP
- a CDS encoding GspE/PulE family protein: MNKPAHRSLNLQQIFTWLMADGIIPKEEAKTQFHATQGLLKNGPASMHPLTAVAQARLHSAISPHILLTLDWLTEWAAAKVNLPFYRIDPLKIDFTSVSDVMSASYATRFNILPVESTGNVIVVATSEPFNTEWQDEILKFSRKEIRLVVANPLEISQYIVQFFSLAKSIKDARKSNKNDANLRQNFEQLIEIGKTNKQVDANDQHIVNIVDWLWQFAFDQRASDIHLEPKRDISVIRFRIDGVLHQVYQVPATIMIAMTARIKLLGRMDVIEKRRPQDGRIKTRTSEGQEVELRLSTLPTVFGEKMVMRIFDPEVVVKTLPELGFPINDAKRWDHLTSKPHGIILVTGPTGSGKTTTLYTTLKALATPDVNVCTVEDPIEMVEGSFNQMQVQSAIDLSFADGIRALMRQDPDIIMVGEIRDLPTAEMAIQAALTGHLVLSTLHTNDAPSAIMRLLELGVPYYLLEATIIGILAQRLVRTLCIHCKSPEGELQDAVWDTLTEGWGISKPEKIYKPVGCPECRQTGFMGRTGLYELLTVTLPFSKLITENADIHALRAQSIKDEMKPLRIAGAYKIIEGVTTADEVLKVTSSLI